One window of Gemmatimonadota bacterium genomic DNA carries:
- a CDS encoding LptF/LptG family permease, whose product MRILTHYVLRAHVGPFLFALTVLTGMMLVHTVARRFEELAGRGLAASVIAEVFGLSIPHIIALTLPMAVLVAVLYTFSQLSADNEVTALKASGVNLARLLVPLLLAAALLASGMVWFNDRVLPETNHRLKNLLVDIARKSPTLELEEQVINEIQTGDMRTRYFLQAADIEPATNRLRDVVIYDLSAPGRDRTIYADSGRMAFNRERTDLFLTLHDGWIHELDKAEPATFERLFFRQQLIRIADIGNKLERSEDSGYRSDREMSLAMLAAEVGDGRRELAAVEREAAEEALGAVKAALAGPYPSATPLREEATLRHGDTATRKQGETAMGGEDNAQADPAVSPGRPLAASEAAAPGATDRVWPVASPEPWSWGPGGGGSDELTRRTLAQLRSLEDQANVLRQKINSRRVEYHKKYAIPFACIVFVLIGAPLAIRFPRGGVGMVITVSLTVFAFYYMSLIGGEELGDDDIISPFWAMWLPNALFLLLGLWGLMHVGREASTARGGGWDDLWHSLRHVLGQPVRRLARRGG is encoded by the coding sequence ATGCGGATCCTGACCCATTACGTCCTGCGGGCCCACGTCGGCCCGTTCTTGTTCGCCCTCACGGTGCTGACCGGGATGATGCTGGTGCACACGGTGGCCAGGCGCTTCGAGGAGCTGGCCGGCCGCGGACTCGCCGCGTCCGTCATTGCCGAGGTGTTCGGTCTGTCGATCCCGCACATCATTGCGCTGACACTGCCCATGGCGGTGCTGGTCGCCGTGCTCTACACCTTCAGCCAGCTCTCAGCAGACAACGAAGTCACGGCGCTCAAGGCGAGCGGCGTGAACCTGGCCCGGCTGCTGGTGCCGCTCCTGCTGGCCGCGGCGCTACTCGCCTCGGGCATGGTGTGGTTCAACGACCGCGTGCTGCCGGAAACGAATCACCGGCTGAAGAACCTGCTGGTCGACATTGCGCGCAAGAGCCCGACACTCGAGCTCGAGGAGCAGGTGATCAACGAGATCCAGACCGGGGACATGCGCACGCGCTACTTCCTGCAGGCCGCGGACATCGAGCCGGCCACCAATCGCCTGCGGGATGTCGTGATCTACGACCTGAGCGCGCCGGGGCGGGACCGAACCATCTATGCCGATAGTGGGCGGATGGCTTTTAACCGGGAGCGCACAGATCTGTTCCTGACGCTGCACGACGGCTGGATCCACGAGCTGGATAAGGCGGAGCCGGCCACGTTCGAGCGGCTGTTCTTCCGCCAGCAGCTCATCCGGATCGCAGACATCGGCAATAAGCTCGAGCGCAGCGAGGACAGCGGCTACCGCAGCGACCGCGAGATGTCCCTGGCCATGCTGGCCGCAGAAGTGGGAGATGGCCGTCGCGAGCTGGCGGCGGTGGAGCGCGAGGCGGCGGAGGAGGCGCTGGGCGCGGTCAAGGCAGCGTTGGCCGGGCCTTACCCCTCGGCCACCCCGCTCCGGGAGGAGGCGACACTGCGACACGGAGACACGGCGACGCGGAAGCAGGGCGAGACGGCGATGGGAGGAGAGGACAATGCGCAGGCGGACCCCGCCGTGTCCCCGGGTCGCCCTCTCGCCGCGTCAGAAGCGGCAGCTCCGGGCGCGACGGACCGCGTCTGGCCGGTCGCCTCCCCGGAGCCGTGGAGCTGGGGCCCGGGCGGCGGCGGCTCGGACGAGCTGACCCGGCGCACGCTGGCGCAGCTCCGCAGCCTCGAGGACCAGGCCAACGTGCTGCGCCAGAAGATCAACTCGCGCCGCGTCGAATACCACAAGAAGTACGCGATCCCCTTCGCCTGCATTGTTTTCGTGCTGATCGGCGCGCCCCTCGCGATCCGCTTCCCGCGCGGCGGCGTGGGCATGGTGATCACCGTCTCGCTCACCGTGTTCGCGTTCTATTACATGTCGCTGATTGGCGGGGAGGAGCTGGGCGATGACGACATCATCTCGCCCTTCTGGGCGATGTGGCTGCCCAATGCGCTCTTCCTGCTGCTCGGGCTGTGGGGGCTGATGCACGTGGGGCGGGAGGCGTCCACGGCGCGAGGCGGCGGCTGGGATGACCTGTGGCACTCGCTGCGCCACGTGCTGGGGCAGCCGGTGCGGCGGCTGGCAAGGCGGGGCGGCTGA
- a CDS encoding LptF/LptG family permease: protein MRVRLLDRYVANEFLRLFVLFALAAPLLFILFDLTDHLDTYRDRGLSAGAVALSYVYQLPLFVLYAFPVAALIATIFTVNGMSRHSEVAAAKAGGISFYRVFAPLPLLGVLLTLGALALSELVPVTNRLRAQALGEKGRLRAARTDFVYRTRQGQVFAIRRLDMESGRIYGLSMEREGDEPQLPGVHLVAQVAGYDRRTGWTLEDGYLRFFPERGEERTFQFQRLQAAGFRETPEELLAEPKDPDEMRYAELGRFIDVILRSGGKPFELMVKRAQKIAIPVATLIVILFAAPLATTSQRGGPAYGVGVSLGITILYLMLFKITGAAGVSGTLPPLLAAWLPNAIFLCTAGVLVARIRT from the coding sequence ATGCGTGTCCGACTGCTGGACCGCTACGTGGCCAATGAGTTCCTGCGGCTGTTCGTGCTGTTCGCGCTGGCCGCGCCCCTGCTCTTCATCCTGTTCGATCTCACCGATCACCTGGACACGTACCGCGACCGGGGGCTCAGCGCCGGGGCCGTCGCCCTCAGCTACGTCTATCAGCTCCCGCTCTTTGTGCTGTACGCCTTCCCCGTGGCCGCGCTGATCGCGACCATCTTCACGGTGAACGGGATGTCCCGGCACTCGGAGGTCGCTGCCGCGAAGGCGGGCGGCATCAGCTTCTACCGCGTCTTTGCGCCCCTGCCCCTGCTGGGAGTGCTGCTGACGCTGGGCGCACTGGCGCTGTCCGAGCTGGTGCCGGTGACCAACCGGCTGCGGGCGCAGGCGCTGGGCGAGAAGGGGCGATTGCGGGCGGCACGGACCGACTTCGTGTACCGCACTCGCCAGGGCCAGGTCTTTGCGATCCGGCGGCTGGACATGGAGAGCGGGCGCATCTACGGGCTTTCCATGGAGCGCGAGGGCGATGAGCCGCAGCTCCCGGGCGTTCACCTCGTCGCCCAGGTCGCGGGCTACGACCGCCGAACGGGGTGGACGCTGGAGGACGGGTACCTCCGGTTCTTCCCCGAGCGGGGCGAGGAGCGGACATTCCAGTTCCAGCGGCTGCAGGCCGCCGGGTTCCGCGAGACGCCGGAAGAGCTGCTGGCCGAGCCCAAGGACCCCGACGAGATGCGCTACGCCGAGCTCGGCCGCTTCATTGACGTCATCCTGCGCTCGGGAGGGAAGCCGTTCGAGCTCATGGTGAAGCGGGCTCAGAAGATCGCGATCCCGGTGGCCACGCTGATCGTCATCCTGTTCGCGGCGCCGCTCGCCACCACATCGCAGCGCGGCGGGCCGGCCTACGGCGTGGGCGTCTCGCTCGGTATCACCATCCTGTACCTCATGCTCTTCAAGATCACGGGCGCCGCAGGCGTGAGCGGAACGCTGCCCCCGCTGCTGGCGGCGTGGCTGCCTAATGCCATCTTCCTTTGTACCGCCGGCGTGCTTGTGGCTCGGATCCGGACCTGA
- the dapF gene encoding diaminopimelate epimerase: MPELPFSKGHALGNDYLVINAADLPWPLTPARVRALCDRHRGIGADGMLLGSLGEAPFALRIFNPDGSKAEKSGNGLRIFAAYLHGRGLVGSEPFAVRLAKDEVTLQVQSAGPVGVLDVVADMGRASFQGEDVGYRKAGEVLGDELELPGGGTARVHPVSLGNPHCVVFVDELGRDDFLRRAPALATHPAFAAGSNVQFARVAGPDRLEAWIYERGAGETLASGSSACAVAAAALRLGLVTARELVVNMPGGSLEVRVQPDWEIQLRGPAQIVYHGRVSAPMVEAWGRLG; encoded by the coding sequence ACTCACGCCCGCGCGCGTGCGGGCGCTTTGCGACCGCCACCGCGGCATCGGCGCGGACGGCATGCTGCTCGGCAGCCTGGGCGAAGCGCCCTTCGCGCTCCGCATCTTCAACCCGGACGGTTCCAAGGCCGAGAAGAGCGGCAATGGCCTGCGCATCTTCGCCGCCTACCTGCACGGCCGCGGGCTGGTCGGCTCCGAGCCCTTTGCCGTCCGCCTGGCGAAGGACGAGGTCACGCTACAGGTCCAGTCGGCGGGGCCAGTTGGGGTTCTGGACGTGGTAGCGGACATGGGCCGCGCGTCGTTCCAGGGTGAGGATGTGGGCTACCGCAAGGCGGGCGAAGTGTTGGGCGACGAACTCGAGCTCCCGGGCGGCGGGACGGCCCGCGTCCACCCGGTATCGCTTGGCAACCCGCACTGCGTGGTATTCGTTGACGAGTTGGGCCGCGACGACTTCCTGCGCCGCGCGCCCGCGCTCGCCACGCACCCCGCGTTCGCAGCGGGCAGCAATGTGCAGTTCGCGCGTGTGGCCGGCCCGGATCGGCTCGAGGCCTGGATCTACGAGCGCGGCGCCGGCGAAACGCTGGCCTCCGGCTCGAGCGCTTGCGCCGTGGCCGCCGCCGCGCTGCGTCTGGGCCTGGTCACGGCCCGTGAGTTGGTCGTGAACATGCCGGGCGGGAGCCTCGAGGTCCGGGTCCAGCCGGATTGGGAGATTCAACTGCGCGGGCCAGCGCAGATCGTGTACCACGGACGAGTATCCGCGCCCATGGTCGAAGCCTGGGGAAGATTGGGATAG